In Candidatus Desulforudis audaxviator MP104C, a genomic segment contains:
- a CDS encoding BPTD_3080 family restriction endonuclease, which yields MDNQFFEKPILNSPYEYPARHWELDDQGQPTQRIIDRRRRAEFITPIPKPRKRKDSLDQQQMVFDEGKGLSTKAQQYDPTSIINEIRRHVDQWRSSSPGDWRVTPETARLLHHWRHHKFSNIQPFFCQVEAVETVIWLTEVAPKIGKIGQPFLEHLINANNEANPGLLRLALKLATGAGKTTVMAMLIAWQTINAVRQPNSKRFTRGFLVVCPGLTIRDRLRVLQPNDPDSYYQSRELVPNDMLRDLERAKIVITNYHAFKLRERMELSKGGRSLLQGRGAALNTLETEGQMLQRVMPELMGMKNILVLNDEAHHCYREKPKSDAEGELKGDDRREAEKNNEAARVWISGLETVNRKLGITRVIDLSATPFFLRGSGYAEGTLFPWTVSDFSLMDAIECGIVKLPRVPVADNIPGGEMPKFRNLWEHIRTRMPKKGRGKAKSLDPLSLPVELQTALDALYGHYEKTYELWQKSGIRVPPCFIVVCNNTSTSKLVYDYISGFYRENEDGSTTLENGRLALFRNFDEHGNPLPRPRTLLIDSEQLESGEALDDNFRAMAADAIERFRREIIERTGDRRQAENLTDQELLREVMNTVGKEGRLGESIRCVVSVSMLTEGWDANTVTHVLGVRAFGTQLLCEQVIGRALRRQSYDLNEDGLFNVEYADILGIPFDFTAKPVIAPPQPPRETIQVKAVRPDRDHLEIRFPRVEGYRVELPEERLTAKFNDDSILELTPDIVGPSITKNAGIIGEDVDLSLQHLEDIRRSTLLFHLTKRLLYTKWRDHGEEPRLHLFGQLKRITRQWLDNYLVCKGGTFPAQLMYQELADMACERITAGITRSLVGERPIKAILDPYNPTGSTIHVNFNTSKKNRWETDPRRCHINWVILDSDWEAEFCRVAESHPRVKAYVKNHNLGLEVPYRYGSEVRKYIPDFIVLVDGGHGEDNLLHLVVEIKGYRREDAKEKKTAMETYWIPGVNKLKQYGRWAFAEFTEVYRIEADFEARVEAEFNKMIDSVTTRPTVEGS from the coding sequence ATGGATAATCAATTCTTTGAAAAGCCAATCCTTAACTCTCCCTATGAGTATCCGGCGCGGCACTGGGAACTTGATGATCAGGGCCAGCCTACGCAACGAATCATCGACAGGCGCCGTCGCGCCGAGTTCATCACGCCGATTCCGAAGCCCAGGAAACGCAAGGATTCACTGGACCAGCAACAGATGGTTTTCGATGAAGGCAAAGGGCTTTCGACGAAAGCTCAGCAGTATGATCCTACGTCCATTATCAATGAGATTCGACGCCATGTAGACCAGTGGCGCAGCAGTTCCCCCGGTGATTGGCGCGTCACGCCCGAAACCGCCCGGCTGCTTCACCACTGGCGACATCATAAGTTCAGCAACATCCAGCCGTTTTTCTGCCAGGTCGAAGCGGTTGAGACGGTCATCTGGTTGACGGAAGTGGCTCCGAAAATCGGCAAGATCGGCCAGCCATTCCTTGAACACCTTATCAATGCTAACAATGAGGCCAACCCGGGCCTGCTGCGTCTGGCCCTGAAGCTGGCTACCGGTGCCGGCAAAACCACAGTAATGGCCATGCTGATTGCCTGGCAGACCATCAATGCCGTGCGCCAGCCCAATAGCAAACGATTCACCCGGGGGTTCTTGGTTGTCTGCCCGGGTCTGACTATCCGCGACCGGCTCCGCGTGCTTCAGCCCAATGATCCGGACAGCTACTACCAGAGCCGGGAACTCGTCCCCAACGATATGCTCCGCGATCTGGAACGGGCTAAGATCGTCATCACCAACTACCACGCCTTCAAACTCCGCGAACGCATGGAGCTGTCCAAGGGCGGCCGGTCGCTGCTTCAGGGCCGGGGCGCGGCGCTCAACACGTTGGAAACCGAGGGACAGATGCTCCAGCGGGTGATGCCCGAGCTGATGGGTATGAAGAACATCCTGGTGCTCAACGACGAGGCGCATCATTGTTACCGTGAAAAGCCCAAAAGCGATGCCGAGGGCGAGCTGAAAGGCGATGACCGGAGGGAAGCCGAGAAAAACAACGAAGCTGCCCGTGTTTGGATCTCCGGCCTCGAAACCGTCAACCGCAAACTCGGTATCACGCGCGTCATTGACCTATCGGCAACGCCGTTCTTCCTCCGGGGCTCCGGCTACGCTGAGGGTACGCTGTTCCCCTGGACGGTGAGTGACTTCTCGCTGATGGACGCCATCGAATGCGGCATCGTCAAACTGCCGCGCGTTCCTGTGGCCGATAACATCCCTGGCGGGGAGATGCCCAAGTTCCGCAACCTCTGGGAGCACATTCGCACGCGGATGCCTAAGAAAGGCCGGGGTAAGGCAAAGAGCCTTGATCCGCTGAGCCTGCCGGTCGAGCTGCAAACTGCGCTCGATGCCCTTTATGGGCATTACGAAAAGACATATGAACTATGGCAGAAAAGCGGTATTAGAGTCCCGCCCTGCTTCATTGTGGTCTGCAACAATACGTCCACCTCCAAACTGGTGTACGACTATATTTCCGGCTTCTACCGGGAGAACGAAGACGGTTCGACCACCCTTGAGAACGGACGCCTGGCACTCTTTCGGAACTTCGACGAGCACGGCAACCCACTCCCCCGTCCACGGACGCTGTTGATAGACAGTGAGCAGCTCGAATCCGGCGAAGCACTGGACGATAACTTCCGCGCTATGGCTGCCGATGCGATCGAGCGTTTCCGACGCGAGATCATAGAACGTACCGGCGACCGCCGCCAGGCCGAGAACCTGACAGATCAGGAGTTGCTGCGGGAAGTCATGAATACCGTTGGTAAGGAAGGTCGCCTCGGCGAGTCGATTCGCTGCGTGGTATCGGTTTCCATGCTTACTGAGGGCTGGGATGCTAACACCGTTACGCATGTGCTGGGCGTGCGTGCCTTTGGCACTCAGCTCTTGTGCGAGCAGGTCATCGGCCGTGCGTTGCGCCGCCAGTCCTATGACCTCAATGAGGACGGCTTGTTTAACGTAGAATATGCTGACATACTGGGGATACCGTTCGACTTCACCGCCAAGCCGGTTATTGCGCCCCCGCAACCGCCCCGTGAGACCATCCAGGTCAAGGCTGTGCGACCCGACCGCGACCACCTCGAGATCCGTTTTCCGCGCGTCGAAGGTTACCGTGTCGAACTGCCCGAGGAAAGGCTTACCGCCAAATTCAACGACGACTCCATTCTTGAGCTGACCCCAGATATCGTCGGCCCCTCGATCACCAAGAACGCGGGGATTATTGGTGAAGACGTCGACCTCAGCCTGCAGCATCTGGAAGATATACGGCGGTCCACGCTGCTGTTTCACCTTACCAAACGTTTGCTGTACACCAAGTGGCGGGACCACGGGGAAGAGCCCAGACTCCACCTGTTCGGGCAGCTTAAGCGAATCACCAGGCAGTGGCTCGATAACTATTTGGTCTGCAAGGGCGGCACCTTCCCCGCGCAACTAATGTATCAGGAGTTGGCGGACATGGCTTGTGAGCGCATAACCGCCGGCATCACCCGTTCGTTGGTGGGTGAACGGCCCATTAAGGCTATACTGGACCCCTATAACCCCACTGGCTCCACTATCCACGTGAACTTCAATACCTCGAAGAAAAACCGCTGGGAGACCGACCCACGCCGCTGTCACATCAATTGGGTCATCCTCGACAGCGACTGGGAGGCCGAGTTCTGCCGCGTTGCTGAGTCCCATCCACGGGTCAAGGCTTATGTCAAGAACCACAACCTCGGACTGGAAGTACCGTACCGCTACGGTTCGGAGGTACGGAAGTACATCCCCGACTTCATCGTCCTAGTCGACGGCGGGCACGGCGAGGACAACCTGCTCCACCTGGTCGTCGAGATCAAGGGGTACCGGCGCGAGGACGCCAAGGAGAAGAAGACCGCCATGGAGACCTACTGGATACCCGGGGTCAATAAGCTCAAACAGTATGGCCGCTGGGCGTTTGCCGAGTTCACCGAGGTCTACCGCATCGAGGCCGACTTTGAGGCCAGGGTCGAAGCCGAGTTCAACAAGATGATCGATTCAGTCACCACTCGGCCGACGGTGGAGGGGAGTTAA